A single window of Desulfobulbaceae bacterium DNA harbors:
- a CDS encoding restriction endonuclease subunit S, with product MDNSMTTISEIAAVFDGPHATPKKIEAGPCFLSISSLEKGRLDLTKSAYLSEIDFKKWTKRVTPQKGDLLFSYETRLGEAALMPDGIRACLGRRMGWLRPKRDKVIPE from the coding sequence ATGGATAACTCAATGACCACCATTAGTGAGATCGCCGCGGTTTTTGATGGCCCTCATGCGACCCCTAAAAAAATCGAAGCAGGGCCATGTTTCTTAAGTATTTCAAGTTTAGAGAAAGGGCGGTTGGATTTAACAAAGTCTGCGTATCTCAGTGAAATAGACTTCAAGAAGTGGACAAAGAGAGTCACCCCACAAAAAGGGGATTTACTCTTCTCCTACGAAACCCGGCTAGGAGAAGCGGCCTTAATGCCCGATGGCATCAGGGCATGCTTAGGCCGCCGAATGGGTTGGCTGAGGCCTAAAAGAGACAAGGTCATACCTGAAT
- a CDS encoding sigma-54-dependent Fis family transcriptional regulator: MTNGRILIVEDDTTFRTLLADILEDAGHMVDQAADGAAGLTLLKSKSFDLVLSDLKMPKMGGLELFRASRSDPSAPPFILITAFGTVEEAVAAIKDGVSDFLTKPLQDPATLRTLVTRLLDEHCRKRRLIAPDEAELAGLPPLDILFAGTAMGEVRRLVGEVAQTEATVLIGGESGTGKELLARYLHLTSLRQGGPFVAINCAAIPDNLLESELFGHERGAFTGATTTRQGKFELAAGGTILLDEVGEMPLLMQSKLLRVLQEHSFQRVGGNREMHANVRILAASNRDLATEVTEGRFREDLFYRLNVFPITLPPLRDRDDALGDLVDFLIRLHARTMGKKISGITTQAMKVLRAYYWPGNIRELQNVIERAIILSRGEVTIMELPKIFHSPPPVSREEGGILKETERKSIAAALKATAGKRRLAADRLGISLRTLQYRLKEYGITDDSK, encoded by the coding sequence ATGACCAACGGACGAATCCTGATCGTTGAGGACGATACCACCTTCCGCACTCTATTAGCGGATATCCTGGAAGATGCCGGCCATATGGTGGATCAGGCTGCCGATGGTGCGGCAGGCTTGACACTGCTGAAGAGCAAGTCATTCGACCTGGTGTTGTCCGACCTCAAAATGCCGAAGATGGGAGGCCTTGAGTTATTTCGAGCCAGTCGTAGTGATCCGTCAGCGCCGCCATTCATCTTGATCACCGCTTTTGGCACTGTGGAGGAAGCTGTCGCGGCTATCAAAGATGGAGTCAGCGACTTTCTTACCAAGCCGCTTCAGGATCCGGCAACTCTGCGGACGCTGGTGACTCGTCTTCTCGATGAGCATTGCCGGAAGCGACGCTTGATTGCCCCTGATGAAGCGGAACTGGCTGGATTACCGCCTCTGGACATCCTTTTTGCCGGGACGGCGATGGGCGAAGTGCGCCGACTGGTAGGAGAGGTCGCTCAAACCGAGGCGACGGTGTTGATCGGCGGCGAAAGCGGTACAGGCAAGGAATTACTCGCCCGTTACCTTCATCTGACCAGCCTTCGCCAAGGCGGCCCTTTCGTCGCCATAAACTGTGCCGCCATCCCGGACAATCTTCTGGAAAGTGAACTTTTCGGCCACGAACGAGGCGCTTTCACCGGCGCTACCACCACTCGCCAAGGGAAATTCGAACTGGCAGCCGGCGGAACAATTCTGCTGGATGAAGTCGGGGAGATGCCCCTTTTAATGCAGTCCAAACTATTGCGGGTCCTCCAGGAGCATAGTTTCCAGCGGGTGGGCGGCAATCGTGAGATGCACGCCAATGTCAGAATCCTGGCCGCTTCCAACCGAGATCTGGCCACAGAGGTGACCGAGGGACGCTTTCGCGAGGACCTCTTCTACCGACTGAATGTCTTTCCCATCACCCTGCCCCCATTGCGTGACCGTGATGATGCCTTGGGTGATCTGGTGGACTTTCTTATCCGCCTCCACGCCCGCACCATGGGCAAAAAAATCTCAGGCATCACCACGCAAGCCATGAAGGTATTACGCGCCTATTACTGGCCTGGCAATATCCGCGAATTGCAAAATGTCATCGAACGCGCCATCATCTTGTCCCGTGGCGAAGTAACGATCATGGAACTACCGAAGATCTTCCACTCGCCCCCACCAGTCTCCAGGGAAGAGGGAGGCATCTTGAAAGAGACCGAACGGAAATCTATTGCCGCCGCATTGAAGGCGACTGCAGGTAAACGTCGTCTGGCTGCTGATCGTTTGGGCATATCTCTGCGGACCTTACAGTATCGCCTGAAGGAGTATGGAATAACCGATGATTCTAAGTAA
- a CDS encoding histidine kinase, which yields MFRFIAVILAIVTAAVLTGGLSWFAIRNYRSAAPIAEEILRGLALTTATIMEEVAVNDTSLKSLNSLLTREVAYAAIIAANGTIIFHTNSDLTGSNVGDTRYQSVLQTGALSEKRLQLGTGETIYEFQTPLHLSSTTCILRLALHTWRAEEVMRRARQGITVIFSLLAVGWLLGLTVLWLLKRQAEQQRQAAQQKELARLGEVGAVLAHEVRNPLAGIKGYGQFLTERLPEGKDRGFAQLIVNEANHLQGLVNDILLYTRTESISLIPCRPAIVAESVLKLLTPQAQERSVKIHCHIPNELTVLCQEAGLRRVLLNLITNAIQASPDEGTIIVTGLRDGKWAEINVADNGPGISAEMQSALFEPFRTSKARGAGLGLAISKKIIDDYGGSIKAGPAPGGGALFSVHLQATKIDGVSDDQRTNPDR from the coding sequence ATGTTCAGATTCATCGCTGTCATCCTCGCAATTGTTACTGCGGCCGTCCTTACCGGCGGGCTCTCTTGGTTTGCAATCCGTAACTACCGTTCGGCAGCGCCAATTGCGGAAGAAATTTTGCGTGGCCTGGCTCTTACCACAGCGACCATCATGGAAGAAGTAGCGGTCAACGATACCTCGCTGAAATCCCTCAACTCACTTTTGACCCGTGAGGTCGCTTACGCAGCCATCATCGCCGCCAACGGCACGATTATCTTCCATACCAATTCCGACTTGACCGGTTCCAATGTAGGCGACACTCGCTATCAGTCGGTTTTACAGACAGGCGCTTTGAGTGAAAAACGGCTCCAGCTCGGAACCGGCGAAACAATTTACGAGTTTCAGACCCCCTTGCATCTTTCCAGCACTACCTGCATACTGCGTCTCGCCTTACACACCTGGCGCGCAGAAGAGGTAATGCGCCGCGCCCGCCAAGGTATAACAGTAATCTTCTCCCTGTTGGCTGTGGGCTGGCTCTTGGGACTCACTGTTCTCTGGCTGTTGAAACGCCAAGCAGAACAGCAACGTCAGGCCGCGCAGCAAAAAGAGTTGGCGAGACTGGGTGAAGTCGGGGCAGTCCTGGCCCATGAAGTCCGGAATCCCTTAGCCGGGATCAAGGGCTATGGCCAATTTTTGACCGAACGTCTTCCCGAGGGCAAGGATCGTGGTTTTGCCCAGCTGATCGTCAACGAAGCGAATCATTTACAGGGATTAGTCAATGACATCTTGCTCTACACCCGAACCGAATCAATTTCGCTGATACCGTGTCGACCAGCGATAGTTGCTGAATCCGTATTGAAATTACTTACCCCCCAAGCACAAGAGCGCAGTGTCAAAATTCATTGCCACATCCCCAACGAACTGACCGTGCTCTGCCAGGAGGCAGGATTGCGTCGCGTCCTGCTCAATCTGATCACCAATGCCATACAAGCTTCTCCCGATGAAGGCACGATTATTGTCACAGGACTCCGAGATGGGAAATGGGCTGAAATCAATGTCGCCGACAACGGTCCTGGCATTTCTGCTGAGATGCAGTCAGCGCTGTTTGAGCCGTTTCGAACCAGCAAGGCCCGTGGGGCCGGTCTTGGGCTGGCAATATCTAAAAAAATTATTGATGACTATGGCGGCAGCATTAAAGCAGGCCCTGCCCCTGGAGGCGGAGCGCTTTTTAGTGTCCACCTCCAGGCCACCAAAATTGATGGAGTAAGTGATGACCAACGGACGAATCCTGATCGTTGA